A genomic stretch from Patescibacteria group bacterium includes:
- a CDS encoding translation initiation factor IF-2: MNLTELARRLRTSPDELRDALPGLGFAIGRRAIKIDNRVASQIQEAWGEMRRKQRLSTKMEEQKAATEAREARRATAETRPVQVPAVITVRDFASLLDVPVPRVMQELMRNGIMAAINERIDFDTAAILAEDLGFKAVPEEKASVIEDVAATDVLRQAIADEKAENLVSRAPVIVIMGHVDHGKTKLLDTIRSTNVMEKEAGGITQHIGAYQVERHDRALTFIDTPGHEAFTVMRSRGAKVADIAVLVVAADDGVQPQTKEAANIIQSAHLPFVVALNKVDKADANPERVKTQLSEIGLIPEEWGGKVTVVPVSAKAGTGIDALLDTLLLVADIEKERVSANPSRRAIGTVIESHVDAGTGAVATVLVQTGTLRVGDVLGVRGLNFGRVRAMHDWKGDVVGKAPPSTPVEIIGWKAAPSVGDIMEVPEDAKALEKVKSGEAKATEQMATIKPQVVSENVEGKQMVNLIIRADVLGSLEAILGMFDTVRHGSVGVKVVGKGLGNITDVDVQNAEASKAIVLGFNVKPTATAESLSRDKNVPIRTYQVIYKMFDDVLKDLQALLPSETIITEIGKLEVLANFRKMDDGFIVGGKVMGGKLLPKAKLRLKRGEEYVGEGELLALQLGRAEIKEAHGGQECGLRYKGKVKAEIGDVLEAYTEEKKTQQLVIEGISKR; encoded by the coding sequence ATGAACCTCACCGAACTCGCCCGTCGATTGCGCACGAGCCCCGATGAGCTCAGGGATGCCCTCCCCGGGCTCGGTTTCGCGATCGGCCGGCGCGCCATCAAGATCGACAACCGCGTCGCGAGCCAGATCCAGGAGGCCTGGGGCGAGATGCGCCGCAAGCAGCGCCTCTCCACCAAGATGGAAGAGCAGAAGGCGGCCACCGAGGCCCGGGAGGCGCGCCGCGCCACGGCCGAGACCCGCCCCGTGCAGGTGCCCGCCGTCATCACGGTGCGCGATTTCGCGAGCCTCCTCGACGTGCCCGTGCCGCGCGTCATGCAGGAGCTGATGCGCAACGGCATCATGGCGGCCATCAACGAGCGCATCGACTTCGACACGGCCGCCATCCTCGCGGAAGACTTGGGCTTCAAGGCCGTGCCGGAGGAGAAGGCGTCCGTCATCGAGGACGTCGCGGCGACCGACGTGCTGCGCCAGGCCATCGCCGACGAGAAAGCCGAGAACCTCGTGTCGCGCGCGCCGGTGATCGTCATCATGGGCCACGTGGACCACGGCAAGACCAAGCTGCTCGACACCATCCGTTCCACCAACGTGATGGAGAAGGAGGCCGGCGGCATCACCCAGCACATCGGCGCGTACCAGGTGGAACGCCATGACCGCGCGCTCACCTTCATCGACACGCCCGGGCATGAGGCGTTCACCGTGATGCGCTCCCGCGGCGCCAAGGTGGCCGACATCGCCGTGCTCGTGGTCGCCGCCGACGACGGCGTGCAGCCGCAGACCAAGGAAGCCGCGAACATCATCCAATCGGCGCACCTGCCGTTCGTCGTCGCCCTCAACAAGGTGGACAAGGCGGACGCCAATCCCGAGCGCGTGAAGACGCAGCTGTCCGAGATCGGCCTCATTCCTGAGGAATGGGGCGGCAAGGTCACGGTCGTTCCCGTGTCGGCCAAGGCCGGCACCGGCATCGACGCGTTGCTCGACACCCTGCTCCTTGTGGCCGACATCGAGAAGGAGCGCGTGAGCGCCAACCCGTCGCGCCGCGCGATCGGCACGGTCATCGAGAGCCACGTGGACGCCGGCACCGGCGCGGTCGCGACCGTGCTCGTGCAGACCGGCACCTTGCGCGTGGGCGACGTGCTGGGCGTGCGCGGGCTCAATTTCGGCCGCGTGCGCGCCATGCACGATTGGAAGGGCGATGTCGTGGGCAAGGCCCCGCCGTCCACCCCCGTGGAGATCATCGGCTGGAAGGCCGCCCCGAGCGTGGGGGACATCATGGAGGTCCCCGAGGACGCCAAGGCGCTCGAGAAGGTGAAGAGCGGCGAGGCGAAGGCCACCGAACAGATGGCCACTATCAAGCCGCAGGTCGTTTCGGAAAACGTCGAGGGCAAGCAGATGGTGAACCTCATCATCCGCGCCGACGTGCTCGGGTCCCTCGAGGCCATCCTCGGCATGTTCGACACGGTCCGCCACGGGAGCGTGGGCGTGAAGGTGGTGGGGAAGGGGCTCGGCAACATCACCGACGTCGACGTCCAGAACGCCGAAGCGTCCAAGGCCATCGTCCTCGGCTTCAACGTGAAGCCCACGGCCACGGCCGAATCGCTCTCGCGCGACAAGAACGTCCCGATCCGCACCTACCAGGTGATCTACAAGATGTTCGACGACGTGCTCAAGGACCTGCAGGCCCTCCTCCCGAGCGAGACGATCATCACCGAGATCGGCAAGCTCGAGGTGCTCGCCAACTTCCGCAAGATGGACGACGGGTTCATCGTGGGCGGCAAGGTGATGGGCGGAAAGCTCCTTCCCAAGGCCAAGCTGCGCCTCAAGCGCGGCGAGGAGTACGTGGGCGAAGGGGAACTGCTCGCGCTGCAGCTCGGGCGCGCCGAGATCAAGGAGGCGCACGGCGGGCAGGAATGCGGATTGCGCTACAAGGGGAAGGTGAAGGCCGAGATCGGCGATGTCCTTGAGGCGTACACGGAAGAGAAGAAGACGCAGCAGCTCGTCATCGAAGGGATTTCTAAACGCTGA
- a CDS encoding response regulator, with protein MIERVTRVPASKQQKILLVEDDPFLYKVLSQRLSDEGFDVTVASDGQSAIDQVGSLKPVLVLLDLILPKKSGFEVLTEIRKNASTAKLAVVVLSNLGQQEDIDQIEKLGVREYLVKADYSLSEMVKKIKSHAAAL; from the coding sequence ATTATTGAAAGGGTGACCCGTGTGCCAGCCTCCAAACAACAGAAAATCCTCCTCGTGGAGGACGACCCCTTCCTCTACAAGGTGCTGTCCCAGCGCCTGTCCGACGAAGGGTTCGACGTGACCGTGGCCTCCGACGGGCAATCGGCCATCGACCAGGTCGGGAGCCTCAAGCCCGTCCTGGTGCTGCTCGACCTCATCCTCCCCAAGAAGAGCGGGTTCGAGGTGCTCACCGAGATCCGCAAGAACGCGTCCACGGCCAAGCTCGCGGTGGTGGTCCTCTCGAACCTCGGACAACAGGAGGACATCGACCAGATCGAGAAGCTGGGCGTGCGCGAATACCTGGTGAAGGCCGACTATTCGCTTTCCGAGATGGTGAAGAAGATCAAGTCGCACGCCGCGGCCCTATGA
- a CDS encoding response regulator, with the protein MAARCGSPAVRGTAPPCASPSRWPGIRARLAKGPDLGYTCRRMALKKPTTHHKTRILVVEDEQALREMYATWLKAKGYEVITADNGLTGIQMAFHEAPAALVLDVLLPKKDGFEVLTEIRRNPKTEKLPVVILSSLDQDFEQRRGLTLGAHMYLVKTTISPETLYDAVAKLLKG; encoded by the coding sequence ATGGCGGCCAGATGTGGTTCACCAGCCGTCCGGGGCACGGCACCACCATGTGCTTCTCCCTCCCGGTGGCCGGGCATCCGCGCGCGCCTCGCAAAGGGGCCTGACTTGGGATATACTTGCCGACGTATGGCCTTGAAGAAACCAACGACCCACCACAAGACCCGCATCCTCGTCGTCGAGGACGAACAGGCGTTGCGCGAGATGTACGCGACCTGGCTCAAGGCCAAGGGATACGAGGTGATCACGGCCGACAACGGCCTCACGGGCATCCAGATGGCGTTCCATGAGGCGCCCGCGGCCCTCGTGCTCGACGTGCTGCTCCCCAAGAAGGACGGGTTCGAGGTGCTCACCGAGATCCGGAGGAACCCGAAGACCGAGAAGCTTCCCGTGGTGATCCTCTCGAGCCTCGACCAGGATTTCGAACAGCGCCGCGGCCTCACGCTGGGCGCCCACATGTACCTGGTGAAGACCACCATCTCGCCGGAAACGCTGTATGATGCCGTCGCTAAATTATTGAAAGGGTGA
- a CDS encoding HAMP domain-containing histidine kinase — translation MNKKPRAPLPSIRGRILSAFLAFGLALVVLVAFVMAVSDGWAVGITFLALICLLVFGFAWHLSSAITREIRVLSRAVVDANATTPPSPVPPPSFAARTRETHELAEALAEYGWRIRTLSASVEEEADLCRDKAAETGGILSDFMYYTAHVLRTPVNAIRWTVESLKNEESGEVTEGQRELLDKLEYSSVKLASVADELQDAFIVLRKDPLHMRAQPCDVGAIVDAAAGAWAVDLRRKSLKLAWHPDAGGLPLVLGDPKRIEQVLGVLIDNTVKYSPEKRTVTVRAIAVGSKVSPEAVKKWSIPHGVKDSVVVSVSDQGMGIPAAETRSVFRPFFRGERARDVWVDGKGLGLTLARAIVGTHGGQMWFTSRPGHGTTMCFSLPVAGHPRAPRKGA, via the coding sequence ATGAACAAGAAGCCTCGGGCACCACTGCCGAGCATTCGGGGGAGGATCCTTTCGGCCTTTCTTGCTTTTGGCTTGGCCCTCGTCGTCCTCGTCGCGTTCGTCATGGCCGTGTCCGACGGATGGGCCGTCGGCATCACGTTCTTGGCGCTCATCTGCCTGCTGGTGTTCGGGTTCGCCTGGCACCTGTCGAGCGCGATCACGCGCGAGATCCGCGTGCTCTCGCGCGCGGTCGTGGACGCGAACGCGACCACGCCGCCTTCGCCCGTCCCGCCCCCTTCCTTCGCGGCACGTACGCGCGAGACCCACGAACTCGCCGAAGCGCTCGCCGAGTACGGCTGGCGCATCCGCACCTTGAGCGCCTCGGTCGAGGAAGAGGCGGACCTCTGCCGGGACAAGGCCGCGGAGACGGGCGGCATCCTGTCGGACTTCATGTACTACACGGCGCACGTGCTGCGCACCCCCGTGAACGCCATCCGTTGGACCGTGGAATCGCTCAAGAACGAGGAGAGCGGGGAGGTCACGGAAGGGCAGCGCGAGCTCCTCGACAAGCTCGAGTACTCCAGCGTGAAGCTCGCGAGCGTCGCCGACGAGCTGCAGGACGCCTTCATCGTGCTGCGCAAGGACCCGCTGCACATGCGCGCCCAGCCCTGCGACGTGGGCGCGATCGTGGACGCGGCTGCCGGGGCCTGGGCCGTGGATCTGCGGCGCAAGAGCCTCAAGCTCGCCTGGCACCCCGACGCGGGAGGCCTTCCCCTGGTGCTGGGCGACCCCAAGCGCATCGAGCAGGTGCTAGGCGTGCTCATCGACAACACCGTGAAGTACTCCCCGGAGAAGCGCACGGTCACGGTGCGCGCCATCGCGGTGGGTTCCAAGGTGTCGCCGGAGGCCGTGAAGAAATGGTCGATTCCCCATGGCGTGAAGGATAGCGTGGTCGTTTCCGTGTCCGACCAGGGGATGGGCATCCCGGCCGCGGAAACGCGCAGCGTCTTCCGCCCGTTCTTCCGTGGGGAGCGCGCCCGCGACGTGTGGGTCGACGGGAAAGGGCTCGGGCTCACGCTCGCGCGCGCGATCGTGGGCACGCATGGCGGCCAGATGTGGTTCACCAGCCGTCCGGGGCACGGCACCACCATGTGCTTCTCCCTCCCGGTGGCCGGGCATCCGCGCGCGCCTCGCAAAGGGGCCTGA
- the truB gene encoding tRNA pseudouridine(55) synthase TruB, which translates to MVGFLLIDKPAGPTSHDIVDAVRRVTGEKRVGHAGTLDPFATGLLIVGVGREATREFPKLVGLDKTYEATMVLGATSDTQDRTGRIEPTVFDSEVAQTRGAVSRQPSADELRDAFMRFTGTIRQTPPMYSAKKVGGRKLYELARQGIEVAREPVDVIVHALELLSHDPPRATIRVSCSSGTYIRTLAHDIGQALGCGAYLETLRRTKIGPFDLSSSVPLATLTKDAVSAHLQPVSTILSHI; encoded by the coding sequence ATGGTCGGTTTCCTCCTCATCGACAAGCCCGCCGGACCAACCAGCCACGACATCGTGGACGCGGTTCGGCGCGTCACCGGTGAAAAACGGGTGGGGCATGCCGGCACGCTTGATCCGTTCGCGACAGGGCTGCTCATCGTCGGCGTCGGACGCGAGGCCACGCGCGAATTCCCGAAATTGGTCGGGCTCGACAAGACATACGAGGCCACGATGGTGCTGGGCGCGACGAGCGACACGCAGGACCGGACGGGACGCATCGAGCCGACAGTCTTCGACTCCGAGGTCGCTCAGACTCGAGGAGCCGTCAGCCGTCAGCCGTCAGCGGACGAGCTGCGGGACGCGTTCATGCGCTTCACGGGCACGATCCGACAGACGCCGCCGATGTATTCCGCGAAAAAGGTCGGCGGACGAAAACTCTATGAACTGGCTCGTCAGGGCATCGAGGTCGCTCGCGAGCCTGTCGACGTCATCGTCCACGCGCTCGAACTCCTCTCCCATGACCCGCCGCGCGCCACGATCCGAGTCTCCTGCTCGAGCGGAACCTATATCCGTACGCTCGCCCATGACATAGGCCAGGCGTTGGGGTGCGGCGCGTATCTCGAGACCCTCCGACGCACGAAGATCGGCCCATTCGACCTTTCGTCATCCGTTCCCCTTGCCACGCTCACCAAAGACGCCGTCTCCGCGCATCTTCAACCCGTTTCGACCATTCTCAGCCATATTTAG
- the rny gene encoding ribonuclease Y, whose translation MSVAFLGERNAFMVFIYAIAAALLGAAAGYGARQVLGKRTQDSAEAKAERILSEAKSKAAELESKAKQQQGEILLEAKNQSLKLVEDAKRTEAEIRKDLTETQRRLEKRETMFDQKLLELEDKKAGLETQEKDVAAVKESVLRIKEEETVRLQAIASLTKEEALARLMGNVEHDQKEALMARIRKLEQEGEEELERKSRNVLALAMSRFASSVSVDGTTSSVEIPSDDMKGRIIGKEGRNIKAIEHLTGTEIIVDDTPNAITVSGFSPIRRQVAKRAIEALVKDGRIQPARIEEAVNEAKKNLASDLKKAGEEALYALGIPVSSIDPKLISILGRMKYRTSYGQNALQHSIEVGQISAMIAEELGADVFTCKKGGLFHDIGKAVDHDMQGAHPEIGYNIMKKFGFTEELAYQSIAHHEDRPRTIEGAIVKAADAISGARPGARKQSIEQFIQRMEQLEATATNFDGVEKAYAIQAGREVRVFIKPETIDDLGAYKLARDIANKIEAELSYPGEVKVTVIRETRVIEFAK comes from the coding sequence ATGTCCGTCGCGTTTCTCGGAGAGAGAAACGCCTTTATGGTATTCATCTACGCGATCGCGGCCGCGCTCCTCGGGGCCGCCGCCGGATACGGCGCCCGGCAGGTGCTGGGCAAGCGTACCCAGGACAGCGCCGAGGCCAAGGCAGAGAGGATCCTTTCCGAGGCGAAGTCGAAGGCCGCCGAACTCGAAAGCAAGGCGAAGCAGCAGCAGGGCGAGATCCTGCTGGAGGCCAAGAACCAGTCGCTCAAGCTGGTGGAAGACGCCAAGCGCACCGAAGCGGAGATCCGCAAGGACCTCACGGAGACGCAGCGCCGATTGGAAAAGCGCGAGACGATGTTCGACCAGAAGCTCCTCGAGCTCGAGGACAAGAAGGCCGGGCTCGAGACGCAGGAGAAGGACGTAGCCGCGGTCAAGGAAAGCGTGCTGAGGATCAAGGAGGAAGAGACCGTCCGGCTGCAGGCGATCGCCTCGCTCACCAAGGAAGAGGCGCTCGCGCGGCTCATGGGCAACGTGGAACATGACCAGAAGGAAGCGCTCATGGCGCGCATCCGCAAGCTCGAGCAGGAAGGCGAGGAGGAGCTCGAACGCAAGAGCCGCAACGTGCTCGCGCTCGCCATGTCGCGCTTCGCCTCGAGCGTCTCCGTGGACGGCACCACCAGCTCGGTGGAGATCCCGAGCGACGACATGAAGGGCCGCATCATCGGCAAGGAAGGGCGCAACATCAAGGCGATCGAGCACCTCACCGGCACGGAAATCATCGTGGACGACACCCCCAACGCCATCACCGTGAGCGGCTTCTCCCCGATCCGCCGCCAGGTGGCCAAACGCGCCATCGAGGCGCTCGTGAAGGACGGCCGCATCCAGCCGGCCCGCATCGAGGAGGCGGTGAACGAGGCCAAGAAGAACCTGGCGAGCGACCTCAAGAAGGCCGGCGAGGAGGCGCTCTACGCGCTCGGCATCCCGGTGTCGTCCATCGATCCCAAGCTGATCTCGATCCTCGGGCGCATGAAATACCGCACGAGTTACGGCCAGAATGCGCTCCAGCACTCGATCGAGGTGGGCCAGATCTCGGCCATGATCGCCGAAGAACTGGGCGCCGACGTGTTCACGTGCAAGAAGGGCGGATTGTTCCACGACATCGGCAAGGCCGTGGACCACGACATGCAGGGCGCGCACCCGGAGATCGGGTACAACATCATGAAGAAGTTCGGGTTCACGGAGGAGCTCGCCTATCAGTCGATCGCCCACCACGAGGACCGCCCGCGCACGATCGAGGGCGCCATCGTGAAAGCCGCCGACGCCATTTCCGGCGCCCGCCCCGGCGCGCGCAAGCAAAGCATCGAGCAGTTCATCCAGCGCATGGAGCAGCTCGAAGCCACCGCCACCAACTTCGACGGGGTCGAGAAGGCCTACGCCATCCAGGCCGGCCGCGAGGTGCGCGTGTTCATCAAGCCGGAAACCATCGACGACCTCGGCGCCTACAAGCTCGCCCGCGACATCGCCAACAAGATCGAAGCCGAGCTGTCGTATCCTGGCGAAGTGAAGGTCACGGTGATCCGCGAGACGCGCGTGATAGAATTCGCGAAATGA
- a CDS encoding HU family DNA-binding protein, whose amino-acid sequence MNKAELAGRIADKLGIAKKLGEDFIASFEEIVTRTLVEKGEVTIAGFGTFSARERAGRMGVNPQKPTEKIQIPSVIVPKFKAGKALKDALKGKRQPGS is encoded by the coding sequence ATGAACAAAGCGGAATTGGCCGGCAGGATCGCGGATAAGCTCGGAATCGCGAAGAAGCTGGGAGAGGATTTCATCGCCTCGTTCGAGGAGATCGTCACCCGGACGCTCGTCGAGAAAGGGGAAGTGACCATCGCCGGATTCGGCACCTTCTCGGCCCGCGAACGCGCCGGCCGCATGGGGGTCAACCCGCAAAAGCCCACCGAGAAGATCCAGATTCCGTCGGTCATCGTCCCCAAGTTCAAGGCCGGCAAGGCGCTCAAGGACGCCTTGAAGGGCAAGCGCCAGCCGGGGAGCTAG
- a CDS encoding methyltransferase domain-containing protein: MSLFSFLKSLIRDPRTVGTLSPASPFTARRVADAIPAGTKSVLELGAGDGALTRELLKRLPSDGRVYAVEVKPEFARALEAIGDPRLVVFEGDALDVRADAARHGVTSFDAVVSSLPFALFAEGARDRIIADVHAMLGSGGTFIVCQHLPTLLPALKKHFSVDTSFEPLNLPPYFIIKATHQD, from the coding sequence ATGTCCCTCTTTTCCTTCCTGAAATCCCTCATCCGTGACCCGCGCACCGTGGGGACGCTCTCCCCTGCCTCTCCCTTCACGGCGCGTCGCGTGGCCGATGCCATTCCTGCGGGAACGAAGAGCGTGCTCGAGCTGGGAGCCGGCGACGGCGCGCTCACGCGCGAATTGCTCAAGCGGCTCCCCTCGGACGGACGCGTGTACGCGGTGGAGGTGAAACCCGAGTTCGCCCGCGCGCTCGAGGCGATCGGCGACCCGCGGCTCGTGGTGTTCGAGGGCGATGCGCTCGACGTGCGTGCGGATGCGGCCAGGCACGGGGTGACCTCCTTCGACGCGGTGGTGAGCAGCCTCCCGTTCGCCCTTTTCGCCGAAGGGGCGCGCGACCGGATCATCGCCGACGTCCATGCGATGCTCGGCAGCGGCGGGACGTTCATCGTGTGCCAGCACCTCCCCACCTTGCTGCCCGCACTCAAGAAGCACTTCTCGGTGGACACTTCCTTCGAGCCCCTCAACCTCCCGCCCTACTTCATCATCAAGGCCACGCATCAGGACTGA
- a CDS encoding type II secretion system protein — protein MTRSSQKGFTLLELLIVMALIAILVGIALAALNPGRQFANARNSTRYAHVTVISNAISANMAENNGVFTCAAGAIPATATNMANGVGNYDIAPCLVTEYMSTMPYDPSATGAHWTSETDYDTGYDISEDASDRITIAAPGAELSATISLTR, from the coding sequence ATGACACGTTCCTCGCAGAAGGGGTTCACGCTCCTTGAACTCCTCATCGTGATGGCGCTCATCGCCATCCTCGTGGGCATCGCGCTCGCCGCCCTCAACCCGGGCCGCCAGTTCGCGAACGCCCGCAATTCCACCCGGTATGCGCACGTCACCGTGATCAGCAACGCCATCAGCGCGAACATGGCCGAGAACAACGGCGTGTTCACCTGCGCCGCCGGCGCGATTCCGGCCACGGCCACGAACATGGCCAATGGCGTCGGGAACTATGACATCGCCCCGTGCCTGGTCACGGAGTACATGTCCACCATGCCGTACGACCCGTCGGCCACGGGCGCGCACTGGACCAGCGAGACCGATTACGACACCGGGTACGACATCTCGGAGGACGCCTCTGACCGCATCACCATCGCGGCCCCGGGCGCGGAGCTCTCCGCGACCATCAGCCTCACCCGCTAA
- a CDS encoding type II/IV secretion system protein, with protein MPTRLKRKPTAAEGDSDASFESVVKESVKQSQRLPDLKGLERLASASARDLVDGMVAYAYRSGTSDIHVDPSETTVVIRFRIDGILHDALAIPKKMHAMVVTRIKVMSELRTDEHQTPQDGRFRVIMESTPVDLRVSIVPTFYGENVVMRLLVGQARALALEELGFGAADLPKIEDNMRKSYGMILATGPTGSGKTTTLYSILRMLNARERSIITIEDPIEYAIPGLTQIQANPQANLTFANGLRSIVRQDPNIIMVGEIRDEETAGIATNAAMTGHLLLSTLHTNDAAVTLPRLLDMGIEPFLIASTVNIAIGQRLIRRLCPGCATTRKLTALERQSLKGLVPADVLSEFKEFAEPKGCEKCNKTGYAGRIGIYEVLEVTERVRHAIMRRENADGIRKVAMDEGMTTMLADGLRKAGTGATSIAEVLRVIHE; from the coding sequence ATGCCAACCAGACTGAAACGCAAGCCAACCGCCGCCGAGGGGGATTCCGACGCGTCTTTCGAGTCCGTCGTGAAGGAGTCCGTCAAGCAATCGCAGCGCCTGCCGGACCTCAAGGGCCTGGAACGTTTGGCGTCGGCCTCGGCGCGCGACCTGGTGGACGGCATGGTGGCGTACGCCTACCGTTCCGGTACCTCCGACATCCATGTGGACCCGTCCGAGACCACCGTGGTCATCCGCTTCCGCATCGACGGGATCCTCCACGACGCGCTCGCGATCCCGAAGAAGATGCACGCCATGGTGGTGACCCGCATCAAGGTGATGTCCGAGCTGCGCACCGACGAACACCAGACCCCGCAGGACGGGCGCTTCCGCGTGATCATGGAATCGACCCCGGTGGACCTGCGCGTGTCCATCGTCCCCACCTTCTACGGCGAGAACGTGGTGATGCGCCTCCTCGTGGGCCAAGCTCGCGCGCTCGCGCTCGAGGAGCTCGGGTTCGGCGCGGCCGACCTCCCCAAGATCGAGGACAACATGCGGAAGTCGTACGGGATGATCCTCGCCACCGGCCCGACCGGATCGGGCAAGACCACCACCTTATATTCCATCCTGCGGATGCTCAACGCCCGCGAGCGCTCCATCATCACCATCGAGGACCCCATCGAGTACGCCATTCCCGGCCTCACGCAGATCCAGGCCAACCCGCAGGCCAACCTCACCTTCGCCAACGGGCTGCGGTCCATCGTGCGCCAGGACCCCAACATCATCATGGTGGGCGAGATCCGCGACGAGGAGACCGCCGGCATCGCCACCAACGCGGCCATGACCGGCCACCTCCTGCTCTCCACGCTGCACACCAACGACGCGGCGGTCACCCTCCCGCGCCTGCTCGACATGGGGATCGAGCCGTTCCTCATCGCTTCCACCGTGAACATCGCCATCGGGCAGCGCCTCATCCGCCGCCTGTGCCCGGGGTGCGCCACCACGCGCAAGCTCACGGCGCTCGAGCGCCAGAGCCTCAAGGGGCTGGTGCCCGCCGACGTGCTTTCCGAGTTCAAGGAGTTCGCCGAGCCCAAGGGCTGCGAGAAATGCAACAAGACCGGGTACGCCGGCCGTATCGGCATCTACGAGGTGCTCGAGGTCACCGAGCGGGTGCGTCACGCCATCATGCGCCGCGAGAACGCGGACGGCATCCGCAAGGTGGCCATGGACGAGGGGATGACCACCATGCTCGCCGACGGCCTGCGCAAGGCCGGCACCGGCGCCACCTCCATCGCCGAGGTGCTGCGCGTGATCCACGAATAA
- a CDS encoding type II secretion system F family protein, with protein MAVGRKKRLDVDLREEPGHWSTRMPLFARLSVKDKISFFKYLAVMTEAGIPLEKALIAIHNQARNVVMHRVLHILLNDVASGEFLSMSLRKMPKIFEPLHTGLVEVGENSGTLPGSLYRIAEQLEKSNDLKGKVRSAMLYPVIVLLVTGAVGAYLVFFLLPQITPLFASLDVELPFATRAVLYLSAFALENAILLSALAVAFAVGCALLLRVRSVRRAADRALLLVPVLGLLIKRVQITQFASVTGTLTKSGITIVEAFRIASSTMTNLTYQDALARISDGLQEGASIGTYLAKHRELFPPFVTQMISVGEETGKLDDSFLFIAQFSEKEVDEQVKALTTVLEPLLMVVIGAVVGFIAVAIISPIYEITKGVQPGSV; from the coding sequence ATGGCCGTTGGGAGAAAAAAGCGGCTGGACGTGGACCTCAGGGAAGAGCCGGGGCATTGGAGCACCCGGATGCCGCTGTTCGCGCGGCTGTCCGTGAAGGACAAGATCTCCTTCTTCAAGTACCTGGCCGTGATGACCGAGGCCGGGATCCCGCTCGAGAAGGCGCTCATCGCCATCCACAACCAGGCGCGCAACGTGGTGATGCACCGCGTGCTGCACATCCTGCTCAACGACGTGGCCTCCGGCGAGTTCCTGTCCATGAGCCTGCGCAAGATGCCAAAGATCTTCGAGCCGCTGCACACCGGGCTCGTGGAGGTGGGCGAGAACTCCGGCACGCTCCCCGGCTCGCTCTACCGCATCGCCGAGCAGCTGGAAAAAAGCAACGACCTCAAGGGCAAGGTGCGTTCCGCCATGCTCTATCCGGTCATCGTCCTGTTGGTCACCGGCGCGGTGGGCGCGTACCTGGTGTTCTTCCTGCTCCCGCAGATCACCCCGCTGTTCGCCTCGCTCGACGTGGAGCTCCCCTTCGCCACGCGCGCCGTGCTGTACCTGTCCGCCTTCGCGCTGGAGAACGCCATCCTCCTCTCGGCCCTTGCCGTGGCGTTCGCCGTGGGCTGCGCGCTGCTGCTGCGCGTGCGCTCCGTGCGCCGGGCCGCGGACCGCGCGCTCTTGCTCGTGCCGGTGCTCGGGCTCCTGATCAAGCGCGTGCAGATCACCCAGTTCGCGAGCGTCACCGGCACGCTCACCAAGTCCGGCATCACCATCGTGGAGGCGTTCCGCATCGCGAGCTCCACCATGACCAACCTCACGTACCAGGACGCGCTCGCGCGCATCTCCGACGGCCTCCAGGAAGGGGCCAGCATCGGCACCTACCTCGCCAAGCACCGGGAGCTGTTCCCGCCGTTCGTGACCCAGATGATCAGCGTGGGCGAGGAGACCGGCAAGCTCGACGACAGCTTCCTGTTCATCGCGCAGTTCTCCGAGAAGGAGGTGGACGAGCAGGTGAAGGCGCTCACCACCGTGCTCGAGCCCCTGCTCATGGTGGTGATCGGCGCCGTGGTGGGGTTCATCGCCGTGGCCATCATCTCCCCCATCTACGAGATCACCAAAGGCGTGCAGCCGGGCTCGGTATAG